The genomic stretch AAGAAATGTTGAAGTCGGGCAACTCCCTAACGCCGTCGATGGCGATGAAATTGCTCAGCCATCCGGCCGTGATGGAGTTGGTCGATCAGCCCGGATTCTTGACCGAAGCCGCCAAGGTGATCAAGAACGCCGCCCCGACCCCAGGTTTCGCCAACTAGATTGCGAAACATTCAAGGGAATCGAAATCTTTCATCGTACCGAAGCATTAGCCCTCAATTCGCGAGGTCCACTCGGCGCGGTCGATCACATCGCTGATGAACATCTGCTGGGCAACCAAGATCGACTCGTGTAGTTGTTCGGCCGTGACGCTGCCGGCTTTGTTGGCGACGTCAAGTGTTCCCGTCGCGTCGCTCAAAAACTCGACTTTGTATCCGCGGTGAAACGCCTGGCGGGCGGTCGTGTCACAGCAAACCTGTGTCATGTATCCCGCGATCGAAACCGTTTCGATTTCGTTCGCTTTCAAAAAATCGTCTAGCGAAGTGTTCG from Rubripirellula tenax encodes the following:
- a CDS encoding cysteine hydrolase family protein, giving the protein MKRALLVIDVQREYFEGAFPIRHPVGHLGSILAAMDSAAKAKIPTIVVRHHQPDPQSPVFCHGSDMWQLHDEVESRPRSVLIDKQLPGSFTNTSLDDFLKANEIETVSIAGYMTQVCCDTTARQAFHRGYKVEFLSDATGTLDVANKAGSVTAEQLHESILVAQQMFISDVIDRAEWTSRIEG